From a single Aquarana catesbeiana isolate 2022-GZ linkage group LG09, ASM4218655v1, whole genome shotgun sequence genomic region:
- the LOC141108977 gene encoding olfactory receptor 6C4-like → MQLKNTTFITEFQLSGFSLLTEVGLCFFVMVSIVYLVTITANIFIIFVIVSERHLHKPMYFFIGGLSFIEIWYPTVTVPTLFWALLMRKKHISLAGCMSQFYFHFSLGTTESFLLTIMSYDRYVAICNPLHYFVIMSPRTCKKLFISCWAGGFIVIVVLCLQVSNLSYCDGNELDHYYCDFAALIKLSCSKTSSVEMLFFISACFVILGCFLLIVMSYIQIIRTTLSFSTSTGRRRAFSTCASHLIVVCLFYVTNILMFVRPTAADTLHLNKSVSIIPSVVTPLLNPIIYTLRNQEVKKAVKKAVQKLNFLKHPLGS, encoded by the coding sequence ATGCAATTGAAGAATACAACTTTCATTACAGAATTCCAGCTTTCAGGTTTTTCATTGTTAACTGAAGTAGGATTGTGTTTCTTTGTCATGGTGTCCATTGTTTACCTTGTGACAATCACAGCTAATATCTTCATCATCTTTGTCATTGTTAGTGAACGACATCTTCACAAGCCCATGTACTTCTTTATTGGTGGACTTTCATTTATAGAGATCTGGTACCCTACTGTCACAGTTCCTACACTGTTTTGGGCCTTGCTAatgagaaaaaaacacatttctcttGCTGGTTGCATGTCTCAGTTCTATTTTCACTTTTCATTAGGTACGACAGAGAGTTTCCTTCTGACAATAATGTCCTATGATCGATATGTAGCCATCTGCAATCCTTTACATTATTTTGTGATCATGAGTCCAAGGACTTGTAAGAAGCTATTTATTAGTTGCTGGGCTGGAGGGTTCATTGTTATTGTTGTTCTATGTTTACAGGTCTCAAATCTTTCATATTGTGATGGGAATGAGCTTGACCACTATTACTGTGACTTTGCAGCCCTAATCAAATTATCGTGCAGTAAAACTTCTAGCGTAGAAATGTTATTTTTCATATCTGCTTGTTTTGTAATTTTGGGCTGTTTTCTGCTAATTGTTATGTCTTACATTCAGATCATCCGTACGACACTATCATTTTCTACATCAACTGGTAGACGTAGGGCATTTTCAACATGTGCTTCTCATCTAATTGTGGTTTGTCTGTTTTATGTCACCAATATTCTCATGTTTGTACGACCTACTGCTGCTGATACTTTACACTTGAACAAATCTGTTTCTATCATTCCCTCTGTAGTGACCCCTTTGCTGAATCCCATTATTTACACCTTGAGAAATCAA